In one window of Oryzias melastigma strain HK-1 linkage group LG5, ASM292280v2, whole genome shotgun sequence DNA:
- the elf3 gene encoding ETS-related transcription factor Elf-3: MSSPCLSSVLTNANLAMYQTGLSDGVSAGGLPSIIPLQNSNLNGGHWYRQANPENWTAEHVLEWISNHVERNQLDASTLSLTYCAMDGHALCHMGQDQMTATFGPDLGPHLYQSLQEHKTKYELQNLSAPELNETCQLLDNFLDNLNFPLLSTIKIGQAEETINKKEFILQDDDCLMSLSLEAMDCTGYHSDNQCDSEFSVSTNGGMFSYMNQSSPESGSSESDPEFSYPPISKMHIKTEDKECRVKRPRGRPPKVSREHNSGLYSISKKNKHAPRGTHLWEFIRDILIHPEKNQGLMKWEDRREGVFKFLKSEAVAQMWGQKKKNSSMTYEKLSRAMRYYYKREILERVDGRRLVYKFGKNSSGWKIEEVGMSL, from the exons ATGTCGTCCCCGTGCCTCAGCAGCGTGTTGACTAACGCCAACCTCGCCATGTACCAGACTGGCCTGTCGGATGGGGTGTCAGCCGGTGGGCTGCCCAGCATCATTCCTCTGCAGAACTCCAACTTGAATG GAGGACATTGGTACCGGCAGGCCAACCCTGAGAACTGGACTGCAGAACATGTTTTGGAATGGATCAGCAACCATGTAGAGCGAAACCAGCTCGATGCCAGCACCCTGAGTCTGACATACTGTGCCATGGATGGCCACGCCCTCTGTCACATGGGCCAGGACCAGATGACAGCCACATTTGGCCCAGACCTTGGCCCACATCTCTACCAGAGTTTACAGGAGCACAAGACCAAATATG AACTGCAGAACTTGTCAGCACCAGAACTGAACGAGACCTGCCAGCTCCTAGACAACTTCTTGGACAACCTGAACTTCCCTCTACTTAGCACCATTAAAATTGGACAAG CTGAAGAAACCATCAACAAGAAAGAGTTCATCCTACAGGATGATGATTGTCTGATGAGTCTGAGCTTGGAGGCCATGGACTGTACGGGCTATCATTCTGATAACCAGTGTGACAGCGAGTTCAGCGTGTCCACCAATG GAGGAATGTTCAGCTACATGAACCAGAGTTCACCAGAGTCCGGCAGCAGTGAATCAGATCCAGAGTTTTCCTACCCACCAATCTCCA AGATGCACATCAAGACTGAGGACAAGGAATGTCGGGTGAAGAGGCCGCGTGGTCGACCTCCAAAAGTGAGCAGAGAACACAACAGTGGCCTCTACAGCATCTCTAAAAAGAACAAGCACG CTCCTCGCGGTACTCACCTGTGGGAGTTCATTAGAGACATCCTGATTCACCCAGAGAAGAACCAGGGTCTGATGAAGTGGGAGGACCGTCGAGAAGGGGTGTTCAAGTTCCTCAAGTCCGAGGCTGTGGCTCAGATGTGGggccagaagaagaaaaatagcaGCATGACTTATGAGAAGCTGAGCCGTGCCATGAG GTATTACTACAAAAGGGAGATCCTGGAGAGAGTTGACGGCCGAAGGCTAGTGTACAAGTTCGGGAAGAACTCCAGTGGGTGGAAGATCGAGGAGGTTGGCATGAGCCTGTGA